Genomic window (Rathayibacter sp. VKM Ac-2760):
GAGCGACGGCGGCCGCCGATCCCGGGAGGACGTGCACCCGGCGCTCACCCCGCACTCGGCCGCGCAGTGGTGTGATGGGGGGATGGATGCTCTCTACACCGCCATCGCCCACGCCTCCGGTGGAGGACGCGACGGCCACGTCCGCACCGAGGACGACCGACTCGATCTCGACACCCGCCCGCCCCAGGAGCTCGGCGGCTCCGGAGAGGGCACGAACCCGGAGCAGCTCTTCGCCGCCGGCTTCGCCGCGTGCTTCCTGAGCGCGCTGCACGGCTCCGGCAAGGCGCTCTCGATCGACACCACCGACGCGCAGGTGTCGGCGAGCGTCTCGATCGGCAAGAACGACGACGGCGGCTTCGGCCTCGCGGTCGAGCTGGACATCCACGTGCCGAAAGCGAGCTCGGAGGACGCGCACGCGGTAGCCGAGAAGGCGCACACGATGTGCCCGTACTCGAACGCGACCCGCGGCAACGTGGACGTCGTGCTCAACATCGTCGACTGACGCTCGCTCCCTCCGAAGGCCCCTTCCCGGTGACGGGTGGGGGCCTTCGTCGTGCCGCCGCCGCCTTCGGCTTCGGCTCGTGATTCCGGCCTGGGCTCGTGGGAATCGCGAGGTTCCGCGTGCCGGGGGTGTTTTCGCGTGCCGGAGGTGAGTGGGGGTCGAGCTTCGGCTCGTGGTTCCGGTTCGGGCTCGCGGGAATCGCGGGATTCCGCGTGCCGGAGGTGTTTTCACGTGCCGGAGGTCGGTGGGGTCGGGCTTGCGCTCGTGGTTCCGCCCTCGGCTCGCTGGAATCGCGGGGTTCCGTGTGCCGGGGGTGTTTTCGCGTGCCGGAGGTGAGTGGGGTCGGGCTTGGGCTCGTTGTTTCGGCTCGGGCTCGTGGGAATCGCGAGATTCCGCGTGCCGGAGATGTTTCTGCGTGCCGGAGGTGGGTGGGGGTCGGGCTCGGGCTCGTGGTTCCGGTTCGGGCTCGTGGGGATCGCGGGATTCCGCGTGCCGGAGGCGCCTTCGCGTGCCGGAGATCTGCCGCGGCGGGGGTGCGCCACGACCGTCCGTTAGGGTCGGAGGCATGATCGAGGAAGAGTCGCGCGCCGGGGCCGACGCCGATGCGCTGGCCGAGCTGGAGCAGATCCGCCAGAGCATCGACAACATCGATGCGGCGCTGATCCACCTGCTCGCCGAGCGCTTCAAGTTCACTCAGAAGGTCGGACGGTTGAAGGCGGCCCACGGCCTGCCGCCCGCCGACCTCGAGCGCGAGTCGCGCCAGATCTCGCGGCTGCGGGCGCTCGCGGAGGACGCGCACCTCGACCCGGCCTTCGCGGAGAAGTTCCTCGGCTTCATCGTCGCCGAGGTCATCCACCACCACGAGCAGATCGCTAACGGCGCCGAGGGCTGATCCCCCTCCCGCGAGATGCCACTTGTGCACGCTCGACACGGCGTGTCGCGCGCACAAGTGGCATCTCGCGGAGGGGAGGGGGCTAGACGGCCGGGCGGGTCAGGGCTCGGACCGACGTGACGCGGCGGCGGGCGATCGCGGCGACCGTCAGCAGCAGGCCGAAGAGCAGCCAGATCAGCAGGCCGACGACCGCGGCCGCGACGCCTCCGGTGCCCTCGACCACGCCGGCCAGGGCGTTCTGCGCGGCGGAGAGCGGCAGGAAGCCGAGGGCGTCGTCGAAGACGCCCGGCACGGTCGAGATGATGCCGGCACCGAGGCCGACGACCGCGGCGACCATCGAGAGGAACCGCCCGAGTCCGCCGAGCAGCGCCACGAGGCCCTGGTTCACGGCGGCGAACGACGCCCCCGCCAGCATCGCCAGGGCGGCGAAGCCGAACCAGGTCACGAGGTCGAGGCTCGCGACCGCGCTCATCACGATCGCGACGGCGAGGCCCTGCACGAGCCCGATCACGAGGGCCGGAACGTAGGAGGACAGCGCGAGCGCCGCGGACGAGCGGGTCGAGGAGAGCGCGCGGTGCGAGAACGCGGCGAGCACGAGGAAGGTCGCCAGGGCGCCGAGCCAGAGGGCGATCGTTGCGAAGAACGGCACGCTCGACGCTCCGAACAGGTCGGTGCTGTTGCTCGAGTTCTCGACCGGGTCGGCGACGACGTCGGCGAGGTTCTTCGACTCCGACTCCGTGTAGGTCGGCAGCTGGGCGACGGCCGCGTCGAGGCCGGTGGCGAGCGAGCGGGTGCCGTCGGCGAGCTGGAGCGCGCCGTCCGAGACTCCGCCGGCGCCGTCCGCGAGCTGGTCCGCGCCGTCGGCGGCCGAGGCGGCGCCGGTCGAGAGCTGTGCGGCGCCGTCGGCGGCGGAGGCGGCCCCGGTCGCGAGCTGACGGGCGCCGTCGGCGGCGGAGCTCGCGCCGGTGGCGAGCTGGGAGGCTCCGCCGGCCGCGGTGGTGGCGCCGGTCGAGAGCTGGGTCAGGCCGCCCGCGAGTGAGGCGGCGCCGTCGGCCACGCCGCGCGCGCCGGTCGCGGCGGAGGCCGTCCCCGAGACGAGAGAGGGCTGGTCGGCGGTCCCGACGCGGATCCCGGCGTCGAGCTGCGCGGTGGCTCCCGCGGCAGTCGTCGTCAGCGTCACCGGTCCGGTGTCGGAGGTCTGCGCATCGGCGATGACGCCCAGGGCGGTGAGGCACTCGGCGGTCTGGCAGGTGGCGAGGACCTGCTGGAGGCCCTGCAGCGTCCCCGCCGTCGACGCCGCGGCACCCGCGCTGAGGGCCGCGATCTGCTGCGTGCTCGCGCCGATCTCGACCGTGCTGGAGCTGAGCGCGTCGAGGCCGTCGGCGAGCGAGCCGGCGCCGGTCGCGAGCTGCGTCGCTCCGTCCGCGGACTGCTGCGCGCCGGTCGCCAGCTGCGAGACGCCGCCCGAGAGGTCGGAGGCGCCGGTGCCGAGCTGC
Coding sequences:
- a CDS encoding chorismate mutase; its protein translation is MIEEESRAGADADALAELEQIRQSIDNIDAALIHLLAERFKFTQKVGRLKAAHGLPPADLERESRQISRLRALAEDAHLDPAFAEKFLGFIVAEVIHHHEQIANGAEG
- a CDS encoding YhgE/Pip domain-containing protein; protein product: MALFSLERPRGVKKVSWVTLLGIVLVPLVIGGLLVWALWNPTERLDTITAAVVNEDTPVEINGQTVPLGRQLAAGLVTGGETSDSATPAPSASAPPSASATPSASASPAANVSGSDSTGNFTWVLTDKDDAAKGLADGSYATVVTIPSSFSAAATSYSGDAADATKATIDIATSEKAKLVDDAISATVTSTATALLNTQLTTAYLENVYVGFNTLNEQIGQAADGAGTLADGADQLGSGASTLADGTSTLADGIDELATGASALSGGVAQVGTGASSLADGVAQLGTGASDLSGGVSQLATGAQQSADGATQLATGAGSLADGLDALSSSTVEIGASTQQIAALSAGAAASTAGTLQGLQQVLATCQTAECLTALGVIADAQTSDTGPVTLTTTAAGATAQLDAGIRVGTADQPSLVSGTASAATGARGVADGAASLAGGLTQLSTGATTAAGGASQLATGASSAADGARQLATGAASAADGAAQLSTGAASAADGADQLADGAGGVSDGALQLADGTRSLATGLDAAVAQLPTYTESESKNLADVVADPVENSSNSTDLFGASSVPFFATIALWLGALATFLVLAAFSHRALSSTRSSAALALSSYVPALVIGLVQGLAVAIVMSAVASLDLVTWFGFAALAMLAGASFAAVNQGLVALLGGLGRFLSMVAAVVGLGAGIISTVPGVFDDALGFLPLSAAQNALAGVVEGTGGVAAAVVGLLIWLLFGLLLTVAAIARRRVTSVRALTRPAV
- a CDS encoding organic hydroperoxide resistance protein — encoded protein: MDALYTAIAHASGGGRDGHVRTEDDRLDLDTRPPQELGGSGEGTNPEQLFAAGFAACFLSALHGSGKALSIDTTDAQVSASVSIGKNDDGGFGLAVELDIHVPKASSEDAHAVAEKAHTMCPYSNATRGNVDVVLNIVD